From the genome of Rhizobium oryzihabitans:
TCTTTTCCAGCGCCGTACCGGCAGCGATCTGCCTGTTGAAGAACGAGCAGCGCAAGCGCATCGTCGTCACCCAGCAGGCTCGCCCCGAAGACAAGGACAGCGTGATCGCCTCCTATCAGAAGCTTGGCGTGAAAGCGGATGTTTCGCCCTTCTTCGGCGACATGGCCTCACGTATTGGCGAGGCCGATCTGGTCATCAGCCGTTCCGGCGCTTCGACGGTGTCGGAACTGTCGGTGATCGGCCGTCCGTCGATCCTCGTGCCCTATCCGCATGCGCTGGATCACGATCAGGCCGCCAATGCGGCAGCGCTTTCGGCAGCGGGCGGCGCAAGCGTCATCAAGCAGGCCGAACTATCGCCGCAGAAGCTTTCCAGCCTTCTGTCCTCGGCGCTTTCCGAGCCTGACCGTTTGAGCGCGACGGCGGCAGCGGCGAAGGCCACCGGCAAACCGCATGCGGCTGATGTGCTGGCAGATCTGGTTGAGGCGATTGCTTCCGGCCAGTCCGTACAGGAATTCAAGAAGAATGAAGGAGTTGGGGCATGAAGATGCCGAAAGCCATAGGCCTTGTCCATTTCATCGGCATAGGCGGGATCGGCATGAGCGGCATTGCCGAAGTGCTTCACAATCTCGGCCATCGCGTTCAGGGGTCGGATCAGGCCGATAGCGCCAATGTGCAGCGCCTGCGCGACAAGGGTATCGAGGTTTTTGTCGGCCATACGGCGGATAATATCGGTGATGCCGAGGTCGTGGTGGTTTCCACCGCCATCAAGAAAAGCAATCCGGAACTCATCGCCGCGCGGGAAAAACACCTGCCGATCGTTCGCCGTGCCGAAATGCTGGCCGAGCTGATGCGTTTCCGCAATGCCATCGCCATCGGCGGCACCCACGGCAAGACCACGACCACCTCCATGGTCGCGACGCTGCTCGAAGCCGGCAATCTTGACCCGACCGTCATCAATGGCGGCATCATCAATGCTTACGGCACCAACGCCCGCATGGGCGAGGGCGAGTGGATGGTGGTGGAGGCCGATGAATCCGACGGCACCTTCCTGAAGCTGCCGGCCGATGTGGCCGTCATCACCAATATCGATCCCGAGCATCTGGATCACTACGGCAATTTCGATGCCGTGCGCGCCGCTTTCCGCCAGTTTGTCGAGAATGTGCCGTTCTACGGTTTTGGCGTCATGTGCCTCGACCATCCGGAAGTGCAGGCGCTGGTCGGCCGGATCGAGGACCGCAAGGTCATCACCTATGGCGAGAACCCGCAGGCCGACGTGCGTTTTTCGAATGTGCGCATTGACGGCACGCGGTCGATCTTCGACGTGGAAATCCGTCGCCGCCGCACCGGCAAGATATTCTCCTTCAAGGACCTCGTCCTGCCGATGCCCGGCCGCCACAATGTGTCGAATGCGACGGCCGCGATTGCGGTCGCCAATCGTCTCGGCATTTCGGAAGCCGACATCAAGAAGGGGCTTGCCTCCTTTGCCGGCGTCAAGCGCCGCTTCACGCTGACGGGCGAAGCCAACGGCGTACAGGTCTTCGATGACTACGGCCACCACCCGGTCGAGATCAAGGCCGTGCTGGCGGCGGCGCGCGAAGCCTGCAAGGGCCGCATCATCGCCGTGCACCAGCCGCACCGCTACAGCCGGCTTTCCAGCCTGTTTGACGATTTCGCGCATTGTTTTAACGATGCGGACACGATTATTCTTGCTCCGGTCTATGCCGCGGGCGAAGATCCGATTGAAGGCGCAAGCTCGGAAGCGCTGGTTTCGGCCATCAAGGCCGCCGGCCATCGCGACGCCCGTTTTCTCGAAAAACGGGAAGATCTCGCCTCAGTGGTTGCAGGCATTGCGAATCCGGGTGATTTCGTGGTTCTCTTGGGGGCTGGGAATATCACGCAATGGGCAGCAGCGCTGCCTTCGGAATTGAAGAGCATATCAGGAAAGTCTGAATGAGACAGGTCGATGGGGTTAAATTGCTGGGGAGGCTCGGCGACGGGGTAAATGAATTGCGGGGACGTCTGACACCGGATGCGCCCATGGACCGCGTGACGTGGTTCAGAGCCGGCGGTCTTGCGGAGGTGATGTTCCAGCCGCACGATGCCGACGATCTGATTACCTTCCTGAAAATTCTGCCGGAAGACGTGCCGTTGACCGTGGTCGGCGTCGGCTCGAACCTTCTGGTGCGCGATGGCGGCATTCCCGGCGTCGTCGTTCGCCTCTCCGCCAAGGGTTTTGGCCAGGTGGAGCTTGCCGGTGAAAACCGCATCAAGGCCGGCGCGATCTGCCCGGACAAGCATATTGCGGCCATGGCCATGGATAATGGCATCGGCGGCTTCCATTTCTATTACGGCATTCCCGGCTCCATCGGCGGTGCGCTGCGCATGAATGCGGGCGCCAATGGTGGCGAGACGCGCGAGCGTGTCGTGGAGGTCTATGCGGTCGACCGTCAGGGCAATCAGCATGTGCTTTCCAATGCCGACATGGGTTACAGCTATCGCCATTCCGGCGCGGATGCGGGCCTGATTTTCACCGGCGCGCTGTTTGAGGGTTATCCCGAAGACCGTGCGAAGATCCGCGCGGATATGGACGCCGTACGCCATCACCGCGAAACCGTTCAGCCGATCCGTGAACAGACCGGCGGATCGACCTTCAAGAACCCCGAAGGTCATTCCGCCTGGGAACTGATCGACGAGGCCGGTGGCCGTGGTCTGGTCATTGGCGGCGCGCAGATGTCGTCGCTGCACTGCAATTTCATGATCAATACTGGCCATGCGACCGGTTATGATCTGGAATATCTTGGTGAGACCATCCGCAAGCGGGTGTTCGAGAAGTCGGGCATCCGGCTGGAATGGGAAATCAAGCGGCTGGGGCTTTTCATGCCGGGCCGTGAGGTGGAGCCGTTTCTAGGGAGCTGATGTTTGCTTTTCCGGCCGGGTGTTTATCGTAACGCCCGGTCAACACTTATGTTTTATTGTCAGGCGACAAGAATAGCTGGGTTCATTCTCCAGATTTTTTGGTATTTTAGGCGATTTTAACTCACGCGACATCCAAACCCGTTGGGGGTTAAGTTGGGTCTCTGGCATAAACTGATCCAAAGCATAAGTTTTTCGGTTGCGACGCCTGAAGGCCGCCAGCGGCTGGAACCGCTCGACTTTGCGCTGCGTGTCGCCGTTCTGGTTACCGCTATTGCTGTCATCATCGATATGGCGGGGCTGTTCATTCTGTCGAAGTTCGGGCTGGTGACCGATCTTGTGAACGGGCTGATGCTCGGCGTGACCCTGACGGTGACGACCGCATTTTCGATAACCTTGCTGGTCTGCTGGCTCAATGCCCGTGAGGTGAAGCTCCTTGCCCAGTCGCATGAGCGGTTTCTGCATCTCAGCCACACCGACGCCCTGACCGGTCTCAACAACAGGCTGGGACTTTACGCCAATTGCGTCAATCTCGATACGCAATACTGCGTCGCGTTCTTCGATATCGACCATTTCAAGTCGGTGAATGACAGGTACGGTCATCTGGCCGGCGACATGGTTATTTCCAGTGTCGCCACCATCATACGCGATAGCTTCGACGAAACCGCGCATGTCGCGCGGTTGGGTGGTGAAGAATTTGTCGTGGTGCAGGCGCTTGCTCCGCAGTACTTTCTGGAAGAGTGCGAAAGGGTACGTGCAAGGATTGCTGCCTCGGCTGTGGATTTCCAGGGCATGCGGATCAATACCACGGTCTCGATTGGAGTGGCTTTCCGGGAAAACTGGGAGATTTTCGAGAGGGTATTGCACAATGCCGATACGGCGCTTTACGAAGCGAAACGAACAGGGCGCAATCGCGTCTGTCTTGCGGGCCATAAAGTCAGCCGCCAGACCGTTGCCTAGGTTTTGATATCGAAATGCAAAAGGCCCGCGAAACAGGTGTTTCGCGGGCCTTTTGCTGTCGAGATTTTATGTGGTTCAGACTTCGTCCTTGCGGGAAAGCAGGATGCACGCCAGCGTGATGATGGCGGAGACGCAGAGGTAATAACCAACATATCCCATGCCGTAATTCACCTGCAGCCACGTGGCGATGTAAGGCGCCAGCGATGCGCCGAAGATGCCGGCCATGTTGAAGGTGATGGACGAGCCGGTGTAGCGCACGCGGGTCGGGAAGGGAGCGGCGAGCGCCGTTCCGATCAGACCGTAGGTCATGCCCATCAGCGTCATGGCAAGGGCCGCGAAGATGAAGATCGAGCCCTCGCCGCCAGTCATCAGGCTGGGCAGCAGGAAGGAGAACAGGCCGATCAGCACCGTCGTCAGGATCAGGATCTCACGACGGCCGAATTTCTCGGCGAGCTTGCCGGCGATCGGGATGAAGATACCGAAGACGATGGAGCCAACGATCTGCACTTCCAGTGCGTCGAGGAACGGAATTTTCAGAACCTTGACGTTGTAGGAAAGCAGATAGGCAGTGCCGATATAGAACAGAACGAAGGTGGCCAGCGCCACGAAGGTGCCGAGCACGAGGCTGCGCTTGTGGTTGCGGAACAGTTCCGCGACCGGCACGGCCACACGCTCTTCCTTTTCGATAGCCTTCTGGAAGTCGGGCGTTTCGGTGATCGACAGGCGAACCCACATACCGACTGCGATCAGGATGATCGAGGCGACGAAGGGAATGCGCCAGCCCCAGCTCAAAAGGGCCTCCTGCGACATGAAGTGCAGGAGGATCCAGAAGACGCCCGAGGAGAGGAACAGGCCGACAGGTGCGCCGAGCTGCGGGAACATGCCGTACCAGCTGCGTTTGCCGGGAGGAGCGTTTTCCGTAGCGAGAAGAACTGCACCGCCCCATTCGCCGCCAAGGCCGAAGCCCTGACCGAAGCGGCAAAGCGCCAGGAACAGCGGCGCCAGAACGCCTGCCGTCTCATAGGTCGGCAGAAGGCCGATCACGACCGTCGACACGCCCATCGTCAGAAGGGCTGCGACAAGCGTGGTCTTGCGGCCGACACGGTCGCCATAATGGCCAAAGACGACCGCGCCGAGCGGACGGGCAAAAAAGGCGATGGAGAAGGTGGCGAAGGATGCCAGAAGCGCCGTCATCGGATCGTTGTTCGGGAAGAACAATGCCGGGAACACGAGCACTGCGGCCGTGGCATAAACGTAGAAATCGAAAAACTCGATGGTCGTGCCGACCAGGCTGGCAGTGAGAACTCGTGCAGGCGAATTTGTCTTTACAGCGTTCGAATTGCCAGCTGTCGACGATACCGAAGATATCGCGTCAGTCATGGTTTGGTTCCATTTCAGAGGAGTGGAATGTAGTGCCTTGGGAGGCGATGACTGCGTTAACGCAATTTTTGTTCCTATGGAATGCTAAAAAAGAAATATTGCAAATAATGTGATCTATGAATGCGACAGTTGCTGTTGTGCCTTCCTGAAGCGCGATCCGGCGATTGAGAGACTGATTCAGGCCATCGTTTTAAAACGCTGAAACGGCAGATTATTTTCGCTGGGGAAAGCGCCTCCCGTTAACGTTTCGGTCTTGCCTTCATCGGGTAAAAGCGGGCGCAGCGCTGCCATTTTATTTCCGATCATTGAAAAGCTGCATGTTGCAATCCGTGCAACTCTCTGATTCCAAGGAGGGAATCCGGATCGATGCTGATTCTTTAACGGAACTCGGCATGTTGGGCGCGGCGGTTAACGAAAGTAAACGATTCATTAACCTTAATGGCGTTTAACTGATCTCAAGGATCATGTGCCAGAATCACCGTTCGTAAATTCGGTCGGTCTGGGCGTGGTTTGTAACGGAGAGTTGGTGTCAGAGGTATCGATGAGCGGCAAGCACGTAGCTGTTCTTATGGGTGGGTTTTCTTCGGAGCGGCCGGTTAGCCTGTCGTCGGGGAACGCTTGCGCGCTCGCCCTTGAGGGTGAGGGGTACAAGGTTACCCGTGTCGACGTGGGCCGCGATGTCGCCGCCGTGCTCGATGAATTGCGTCCCGACGTCGCCTTCAATGCCCTGCACGGGCCTTTCGGTGAAGATGGCACCATTCAGGGCATTCTCGAATATCTTGTCATTCCCTATACCCATTCCGGCGTGCTTGCTTCGGCGCTCGCCATGGACAAGGCGCAGGCTAAGAAAGTGGCCGCGGCTGCCGGTGTTCCGGTTGCAGTCGAGCGCGTCATGAACCGCTTCGATTTCACCAGCGAGCATCCGCTTTCGCCTCCCTATGTGGTGAAGCCGGTGCGCGAAGGTTCGAGCTTCGGTGTTGTCATCGTCAAGGAAGACCAGTCGCATCCGCCGCAGATTCTTACCTCGTCGGAATGGCGTTACGGCGATCAGGTGATGGTCGAGCGCTATATTCATGGCCGCGAACTGACCTGCGGTGTGCTTGACGGCGAGGCGCTTGGCGTCACGGAAGTGGTGCCGCTCGGTCACAATTTCTATGATTATGACGCTAAATACGCTGCCGGTGGCTCAAAGCATGTCATTCCGGCAGAAATTTCACCGAAAATTTACCAAAAAATTCAAACACTGGCGGTTATGGCACATCAGGCGATCGGGTGCCGTGGCGTAAGCCGTTCAGACTTTCGTTACGACGACCGCTTCTCAGAAGATGGCGAAGTTATCTGGCTTGAAGTGAATACGCAGCCGGGCATGACGCCGACCTCCCTGGTGCCGGAAATGGCGGCTCATGCTGGCCGCTCCTTTGGTAACCTTGTCAGCTGGATGGTGGAGGACGCTTCGTGTTTGCGGTGATCGGCAAAAAGTCGACGGCAAAAAAGCGCGAGCAATATGCGGCGGCGGCCAATGCCGACGATCGCAGGGTGCTGCCGCGTCCGATGCGTCGCGTCGTGCGCTTCTGCGTCAGCCTCGCGACCGGGCGCATTCACATTCCGGCCCATACCGGCACCATTTCTGCCGTCGCCTTCTACGCGGTGACCGGGCTTTACGGTATGTCGCTCGGTGGACACACCAATATCGTTACCCAGACCACAACATCGGCCGCTGGTTTTGCCGTTGAAGACGTCAAGGTTTCCGGCAATTTGCAGACTTCCGAAATCGAAGTCTTCCAGCTTCTCGGCCTCGACGGCAGCACCTCGCTGATTGCGCTCGACATCGATGCCGCGCGTCGCAAGCTCGTCCAGCTTCCCTGGGTGGAAGATGTCGATATCCGCAAGGTGTACCCCAAGACCGTGGAAGTCCGGCTGAAGGAGCGTGAGGCCTTCGGTATCTGGCAGCATGGCTCGGAACTGTCGCTGATTGAAAAAAGCGGCAGCGTGATTGCGCCGCTGCGCGACAATAAATTCGCCGCCCTGCCGCTTTTCGTCGGACGTGATGCGGAAACGGGCGCTGCCGGCTTTGTCCAGCAGCTGGCCGACTGGCCGGAAATCCGCACCCGTGTCCGCGCCTATGTGCGCATTGCCGGGCGCCGCTGGGATCTGCATCTCGATAACGGCATCGTCGTCAAGCTGCCGGAAGAAAACCTGCCGCAGGCGCTGCAATTGCTGGCGCGGCTCGATCTCGAGGAAAAAGTCCTGTCCCGTGATGTCGCCGCCGTCGATCTGCGGCTGGCGGATCGCACGACGATCCAGTTGACCGAAGGCGCGACAGCCCGTCGCCAGACCGCGGTGGATGCACGCACGAAGGCACTCAAGAAAGCGGAGAAGAACACATGAGCTTTTTTGGTTCTTCCCATTTCGGCCTGCCTCGTCTGAAGCCGCTTTCCTCCAAGCGCAGCCATATCGTCTCGGTGCTCGACATCGGCTCGACCAAGGTCGTGTGCATGATCGGACGGCTGACGCCGCGCCAAGAAAGCGAAATCCTGCCCGGCCGCACCCACAAGGTCGAAATCATCGGTATTGGCCACCAGCGTTCACGCGGCGTGAAATCCGGTGTGATCGCCGATCTGGACGCGCTGGAAGGCGTTATCCGTCTTTCGGTCGATGCGGCCGAGCGCATGGCGGGGCTTACCGTCGACAGCCTGATTGTCAATGTTTCGGCAGGAAGACTGGCGAGCGATATCTATACCGCGAGCATCGATCTCGGCGGCCAGGAAGTGGAAGCAAGCGATCTGCGCAAGGTTCTGGTGGCGGCAAGCCAGCAGTCCATGCGTCAGGATCGGGCGATCCTGCATTCGCTGCCGACAGGCTATTCGCTGGATGGCGAACGCGGTATCCGCGATCCGCTGTCGATGTATGGCGACCTTCTCGGCGTCGACATGCATGTCGTGACGGTCGAGCGCACGGCGCTGAAGAACCTCGAACTTTGCGTCAACCGCGCGCATCTTTCGGTCGAAGGCATGGTGGCGACGCCCTATGCCAGCGGCCTTGCGGCGCTGGTGGATGACGAGGTCGAACTTGGCTGTGCGGCCATCGACATGGGCGGCGGCACCACGACGATTTCGGTTTTCGCCGAAGGCCGTCTCATTCACACCGACGCGATCGGCCTTGGCGGCCATCACGTTACGACAGATCTTGCACGTGGCCTCTCGACACGAATCGAAGATGCGGAGAGACTGAAGGTGGTGCATGGTTCGGCTTTGCTGAATGGCGCGGATGAGCGCGACATGATTTCGATCCCGCCGATTGGCGAAGATGATCGCGATCAACCATCGCAAGTTTCAAGAGCACTTGTAACCCGCATCGTGCGGGCGCGTATCGAAGAGACGCTGGAATTGATCCGTGATCGTATCCAGAAGTCCGGCTTCAGCCCCATCGTCGGCAAGCGTGTTGTCCTGACCGGCGGCGCAAGCCAGCTGACGGGTCTGCCGGAAACGGCACGGCGCATTCTTGCCCGCAACGTTCGTATCGGCCGCCCCATGGGGGTTGCGGGTCTTCCGGTTGCGGCGAAGGGACCGGCATTTTCAACCGCCTGCGGACTGATGATCTATCCGCAGGTGGCGGATATCGAAATTCATGCGGCGCAAGGCGGAATGTTCTCGCCGTTTGGTACGGGTAGCGGCCGGATAGCCCGGGTAGGGCAATGGCTGAAAGAGAGTTTTTGAGTGGCCTTGTGGCGTAAGCCGGAGGTTTCAGAGTTGAGTTTTCAAGAATCGGCCAGCGGGGCGATGCGGCCAGAGAAAGAAGGAATGGTAAAATGACGATACAGCTGCAAAAGCCTGATATCACCGAGTTGAAGCCACGCATCACCGTTTTCGGTGTCGGCGGTGGTGGTGGTAACGCTGTCAACAACATGATCACGGCCGGCCTCCAGGGCGTCGACTTCGTCGTCGCCAACACGGATGCGCAGGCACTGACCATGACGAAGGCAGACCGGGTCATCCAGCTCGGCGTCAACGTCACCGAGGGTCTCGGTGCCGGTTCCCAGCCGGAAGTCGGACGCGCCGCCGCTGAAGAATGCATCGATGAGATCATCGATCACCTGAACGGCACCCACATGTGCTTCGTCACCGCCGGCATGGGCGGCGGCACCGGCACGGGTGCAGCACCCGTTGTCGCACAGGCGGCCCGCAACAAGGGCATCCTGACGGTCGGCGTCGTCACCAAGCCTTTCCACTTCGAAGGCGGCCGCCGCATGCGTCTTGCCGAACAGGGCATCGAGGAACTGCAGAAATCCGTCGATACGCTGATCGTCATTCCGAACCAGAACCTCTTCCGCATTGCCAATGACAAGACGACCTTTGCCGACGCCTTCGCCATGGCTGACCAGGTTCTCTATTCCGGCGTTGCCTGCATTACCGATCTGATGGTGAAGGAAGGTCTCATCAACCTCGACTTCGCCGACGTTCGCTCGGTCATGCGTGAAATGGGCCGTGCAATGATGGGTACCGGCGAAGCTTCCGGTCCGGGCCGTGCGATGCAGGCTGCGGAAGCGGCCATCGCCAACCCGCTGCTCGACGAAACCTCGATGAAGGGCGCACAGGGCCTGCTGATCTCCATCACCGGTGGTCGCGACCTTACCCTGTTCGAAGTCGACGAGGCTGCAACCCGTATCCGCGAAGAAGTCGATCCGGATGCGAACATCATCCTCGGCGCAACCTTCGACGAGGCTCTGGAAGGTCTCATCCGCGTCTCCGTCGTTGCCACCGGCATCGACCGCGTTGCGGGTATCGGCGAACAGAACGTTGCCGAAATGCGCGCTGCTGCCGCCAAGCCGCTTATCCGTCCTTCCGCGGCCGTTGCTTCGGCTCCGGCCGCAGTTCAGCCTGCCCAGACAGCATCGCAGGCACCCAAGACCGTAGACCAGATCGCCCAGACCATCCGTTCGGCGGAAGCCGAAATGGAACGTGAACTCGGTTTCGCGGCACACCAGCAGCCGGCTCAGGATTTCCGTCCGCAGAGCAAGCTGTTCGCATCGTCCCCGGCTGAAGCACCGGTTCTCCGTCCGGCCCAGCCGGTTCAGCAGGCCGCTCCGGCTCCGGTTGCCCAGGCACCGGTCTACCATGCCCCGGAACAGGTTGCCGCTCCGGCTCCGCGCCTGCAACAGCCGCAGGCTCCTGTCTACCAGGAACCCGCCCCGGTTGCCCGCCAGCCCGAGCCGGTGCGCATGCCGAAGGTCGAAGACTTCCCACCGGTCGTCAAGGCCGAGCTGGACCACCGCACCCACGCCGCTCCTGCCGCCCAGGAAGAGCGTGGCCCGATGGGTCTTCTGAAGCGCATCACCAACTCGCTTGGCCGCCGCGAAGAGGAAGAAGTTCCCTCCGACATGATGGATGCGCCGAGCATGGCACCGCAGCAGCGCCGCGCCCCGCTTTCGCCGGAAGCCAGCCTCTACGCACCGCGTCGTGGCCAGCTTGACGATCACGGTCGCGCGACGCCTTCTTCGGCCAGCCACCACGACGACGACCAGCTGGAAATCCCGGCCTTCCTGCGCCGCCAGTCCAACTGAGAGCGATTCCATACGCCTCTTGAAACGCCCGGATCACACGATCCGGGCGTTTTGTTTATTTTGCGTTATTAACAGTAAATTAATTCACGTTTTCAATGATTTACGCGTGTAACAATCCGAAACGAACAGTGATTTGTCGTGGCACGTACATGTGCGTATGTATGAGGCTGGGTAGAGGAAAACATTGACTTTGCCGGTCCTTAAAAACCGGCTTGAAAAACTTGAACGGCGCTTCATGAAGCGGCGCGGTTTGCAAAACAAGGCACATACGCATGACTATCGGACTGCTCGGATTTCAAACGACTATCGCAAATGCTGTTCAGCTCAAGGGCATTGGCGTGCATTCCGGCAATCCGGTTTCGATGACGTTCCAGCCTGCAGAAGCCGGAACGGGCATCGTGTTCCATCGCCTTCACGAGAATGGCAGTGTAACCGAGTTGAAGGCGGTGTCTGCCAATGTCGGCAATACCGACCTGTGCACCGTGCTCGGCCGTTCGCTATCCCAGTCAGTGGCAACGATCGAGCACGTCATGGCCGCCATCTACGCCATGGGCCTCGATAACCTCGTCGTTGAAGTTGACGGTCCGGAAGCGCCGATCATGGATGGCAGCTCCGCACCTTTCATCGAGGCGATCGAATCGGCCGGCATCAAGAATCTCGGTGCAAAGCGCCGCTATATTCGCGTCATCAAGCCGGTCCGCATTGATTCGGGTGCATCCTGGGCAGAGTTCCGTCCCTATGACGGCACGCGGTTCGAAGTCGATATCGATTTCGACACGCCGCTGATCGGCAAGCAGTCCTGGAAGGGCGACCTGACGGCGGATACGTTCAAGAACGAGCTTTCGCGCGCCCGTACCTTCGGTTTCATGCGTGACGTGGAACGCCTGTGGGCCGCCGGTTATGCACTCGGCTCCTCGCTTGAAAATTCGGTTGTCATCTCCGACGACAACAGCGTCATCAACATGGAAGGCCTGCGTTACGCCAAGGATGAATTCGTCCGCCACAAGACGCTGGACGCCGTGGGCGACCTGGCGCTTGCCGGCGCACAGTTCATCGGCTCCTACCGCTCCTATCGCGGCGGCCACAAGGTCAATGCGAACGCGCTGAAGGCTCTCCTGAGCGACCGCACGGCCTATGAGATCGTCGAGGCTCCTGCCGCCCGCAATCAGGTACGTGCCCGCGAATTCGTTCCGGTCAACATGCCGGAATTCGCCCCCTGGTCGGCTTGAGTTTGTTTGCAGGCTATTGATTGACAGGAAAAGCCGCTCCGCTTCGGGGCGGCTTTTTCGTAATGCGGGCGAGATGTTTCCTAATATCGCCTGATATTCATGCGATTGCGCGGGCGGATGCCATAAAAATGCGTTAATGCGTCATCATTGCGTTGCCCTGCGGATGCTTTTATGGCTAGAAACGCCAGTGCAAAGCCGATGCTTATGTATTTGCGCGGGAAGTGGGAACTGTCGAATGAAGCATGTAGGGTCTGGTGCAATGAAGGGTACGATGCGGAGGATCGCCGTTTCGTTGATGTTGGTCGGTGCGAGTGTCGCCGTCACGGCCTGCCAGTCCGATCCGGATATCGACATTACCAAGCTCGGCGTTGAGACCGATCCGCCTGACGTTCTGTACAAGCAGGGGCTTGCCAACATGAACGCCGGCAACATGACCGAAGCCTCACGCAAGTTCGAGGCGATCGACAAGCAATATCCCTTTACCGAATGGGGCCAGAAGGCTCTGGTGATGCAGACCTTCATCGCCACGCGCACCAACAAGAACGACGTGGCCATCGCATCGGGCAGCCGCTTCCTGCGCCAATATCCGCGCTCCAAGGATGCTGCCTACGTTCAGTACATGATCGGTCTTGCCTATTCGAAGCAGATTTCCGACGTAACGCAGGACCAGCGCGCCGCGCAGCGTACGGTCGAGGCGATGAACAAGGTGGTCAACGACTATCCCGATTCGGAATATGTCGCCGACGCGCAGGCCAAGATCCGTTTCGCGCGCGACCAGCTCGCCGGCCGCGAAATGCAGGTCGGTCGTTATTATCTTGAGCGCAAGGAATATCTCGCCGCCGTCTCGCGTTTCCGCATCGTCGTCGAGCAGTACCAGAACACCAACCAGATCGAAGAAGCGCTGGCGCGTCTGACGGAAGCCTATTACGCAATGGGTCTTTCCGACGAGGCGCAGACTGCTGCCGCCGTTCTCGGTAACAACTATCCCGACAGCCAATGGTATGCGGATTCCTACAAGCTGCTG
Proteins encoded in this window:
- a CDS encoding cell division protein FtsQ/DivIB, producing MFAVIGKKSTAKKREQYAAAANADDRRVLPRPMRRVVRFCVSLATGRIHIPAHTGTISAVAFYAVTGLYGMSLGGHTNIVTQTTTSAAGFAVEDVKVSGNLQTSEIEVFQLLGLDGSTSLIALDIDAARRKLVQLPWVEDVDIRKVYPKTVEVRLKEREAFGIWQHGSELSLIEKSGSVIAPLRDNKFAALPLFVGRDAETGAAGFVQQLADWPEIRTRVRAYVRIAGRRWDLHLDNGIVVKLPEENLPQALQLLARLDLEEKVLSRDVAAVDLRLADRTTIQLTEGATARRQTAVDARTKALKKAEKNT
- the ftsA gene encoding cell division protein FtsA, yielding MSFFGSSHFGLPRLKPLSSKRSHIVSVLDIGSTKVVCMIGRLTPRQESEILPGRTHKVEIIGIGHQRSRGVKSGVIADLDALEGVIRLSVDAAERMAGLTVDSLIVNVSAGRLASDIYTASIDLGGQEVEASDLRKVLVAASQQSMRQDRAILHSLPTGYSLDGERGIRDPLSMYGDLLGVDMHVVTVERTALKNLELCVNRAHLSVEGMVATPYASGLAALVDDEVELGCAAIDMGGGTTTISVFAEGRLIHTDAIGLGGHHVTTDLARGLSTRIEDAERLKVVHGSALLNGADERDMISIPPIGEDDRDQPSQVSRALVTRIVRARIEETLELIRDRIQKSGFSPIVGKRVVLTGGASQLTGLPETARRILARNVRIGRPMGVAGLPVAAKGPAFSTACGLMIYPQVADIEIHAAQGGMFSPFGTGSGRIARVGQWLKESF
- a CDS encoding GGDEF domain-containing protein, which encodes MGLWHKLIQSISFSVATPEGRQRLEPLDFALRVAVLVTAIAVIIDMAGLFILSKFGLVTDLVNGLMLGVTLTVTTAFSITLLVCWLNAREVKLLAQSHERFLHLSHTDALTGLNNRLGLYANCVNLDTQYCVAFFDIDHFKSVNDRYGHLAGDMVISSVATIIRDSFDETAHVARLGGEEFVVVQALAPQYFLEECERVRARIAASAVDFQGMRINTTVSIGVAFRENWEIFERVLHNADTALYEAKRTGRNRVCLAGHKVSRQTVA
- a CDS encoding MFS transporter; the encoded protein is MTDAISSVSSTAGNSNAVKTNSPARVLTASLVGTTIEFFDFYVYATAAVLVFPALFFPNNDPMTALLASFATFSIAFFARPLGAVVFGHYGDRVGRKTTLVAALLTMGVSTVVIGLLPTYETAGVLAPLFLALCRFGQGFGLGGEWGGAVLLATENAPPGKRSWYGMFPQLGAPVGLFLSSGVFWILLHFMSQEALLSWGWRIPFVASIILIAVGMWVRLSITETPDFQKAIEKEERVAVPVAELFRNHKRSLVLGTFVALATFVLFYIGTAYLLSYNVKVLKIPFLDALEVQIVGSIVFGIFIPIAGKLAEKFGRREILILTTVLIGLFSFLLPSLMTGGEGSIFIFAALAMTLMGMTYGLIGTALAAPFPTRVRYTGSSITFNMAGIFGASLAPYIATWLQVNYGMGYVGYYLCVSAIITLACILLSRKDEV
- the murC gene encoding UDP-N-acetylmuramate--L-alanine ligase; the encoded protein is MKMPKAIGLVHFIGIGGIGMSGIAEVLHNLGHRVQGSDQADSANVQRLRDKGIEVFVGHTADNIGDAEVVVVSTAIKKSNPELIAAREKHLPIVRRAEMLAELMRFRNAIAIGGTHGKTTTTSMVATLLEAGNLDPTVINGGIINAYGTNARMGEGEWMVVEADESDGTFLKLPADVAVITNIDPEHLDHYGNFDAVRAAFRQFVENVPFYGFGVMCLDHPEVQALVGRIEDRKVITYGENPQADVRFSNVRIDGTRSIFDVEIRRRRTGKIFSFKDLVLPMPGRHNVSNATAAIAVANRLGISEADIKKGLASFAGVKRRFTLTGEANGVQVFDDYGHHPVEIKAVLAAAREACKGRIIAVHQPHRYSRLSSLFDDFAHCFNDADTIILAPVYAAGEDPIEGASSEALVSAIKAAGHRDARFLEKREDLASVVAGIANPGDFVVLLGAGNITQWAAALPSELKSISGKSE
- the murB gene encoding UDP-N-acetylmuramate dehydrogenase; the protein is MRQVDGVKLLGRLGDGVNELRGRLTPDAPMDRVTWFRAGGLAEVMFQPHDADDLITFLKILPEDVPLTVVGVGSNLLVRDGGIPGVVVRLSAKGFGQVELAGENRIKAGAICPDKHIAAMAMDNGIGGFHFYYGIPGSIGGALRMNAGANGGETRERVVEVYAVDRQGNQHVLSNADMGYSYRHSGADAGLIFTGALFEGYPEDRAKIRADMDAVRHHRETVQPIREQTGGSTFKNPEGHSAWELIDEAGGRGLVIGGAQMSSLHCNFMINTGHATGYDLEYLGETIRKRVFEKSGIRLEWEIKRLGLFMPGREVEPFLGS
- a CDS encoding D-alanine--D-alanine ligase, whose protein sequence is MSGKHVAVLMGGFSSERPVSLSSGNACALALEGEGYKVTRVDVGRDVAAVLDELRPDVAFNALHGPFGEDGTIQGILEYLVIPYTHSGVLASALAMDKAQAKKVAAAAGVPVAVERVMNRFDFTSEHPLSPPYVVKPVREGSSFGVVIVKEDQSHPPQILTSSEWRYGDQVMVERYIHGRELTCGVLDGEALGVTEVVPLGHNFYDYDAKYAAGGSKHVIPAEISPKIYQKIQTLAVMAHQAIGCRGVSRSDFRYDDRFSEDGEVIWLEVNTQPGMTPTSLVPEMAAHAGRSFGNLVSWMVEDASCLR